The Flammeovirgaceae bacterium genome contains a region encoding:
- a CDS encoding glycosyltransferase family 4 protein, with product MKSILFLDMHREGRSPSQRFRYEQYLTLLREKGFIVHHSFLLNETDDKIFYSHGKYLAKAWILLKSIARRIKDAARARQYDYIFIQREAFMLGTSFFEKLLSYSKAKIIFDFDDSIWMQQVSSTSPNKKLNFLKNPGKTARIISLADAVVAGNQYLADYALRYNPSVTIIPTTIDTVLYVPREKKVSSVITIGWSGSKTTIDHFKEALPALEVIKEQYGSRVIIQVIGDSAYRNEKLEITGKAWSLDREVEDLLNFDIGIMPLPDDEWSKGKCGLKGLQYMALEIPTLMSAVGVNREIIRHGENGFLCSTTEDWIRYLSLLINDFELRQQIGKAGRVTVHERYSVYANSSRFLSLFG from the coding sequence ATGAAATCCATTCTCTTTCTGGATATGCACCGCGAAGGACGATCGCCTTCGCAACGCTTTCGATACGAACAATATTTAACACTGTTACGCGAAAAAGGTTTTATCGTTCACCATTCGTTCTTACTGAACGAAACAGATGATAAAATTTTCTATTCGCACGGTAAATACCTGGCTAAGGCATGGATTCTTCTAAAAAGCATTGCCAGGCGCATAAAAGATGCGGCACGCGCCCGTCAATATGATTACATCTTCATTCAGCGCGAAGCATTTATGTTGGGAACCAGCTTCTTCGAGAAACTTTTGTCGTACTCAAAAGCAAAAATCATTTTCGATTTTGATGATTCCATCTGGATGCAGCAGGTCTCTTCTACAAGCCCTAACAAAAAGTTAAACTTCTTAAAGAATCCGGGTAAAACAGCTCGTATTATTTCGTTAGCGGATGCCGTTGTAGCCGGTAACCAATACCTGGCCGATTATGCCCTCCGGTACAATCCTTCGGTTACAATTATTCCTACCACAATTGATACCGTCCTGTATGTGCCCCGCGAAAAAAAAGTGTCATCGGTTATAACTATCGGATGGAGCGGGAGTAAAACTACCATTGATCATTTTAAAGAAGCCCTGCCTGCATTAGAGGTAATTAAAGAGCAATACGGTAGCCGGGTGATTATACAGGTAATAGGCGACAGTGCGTACCGAAATGAAAAACTGGAAATCACCGGAAAGGCCTGGAGCTTAGACCGTGAAGTTGAAGATTTACTCAACTTCGATATAGGCATTATGCCCTTACCCGATGACGAGTGGTCGAAGGGGAAATGTGGGCTGAAAGGCCTTCAGTACATGGCCCTTGAAATACCCACCCTGATGTCAGCGGTTGGTGTTAACCGCGAAATCATTCGGCATGGTGAAAATGGATTTCTGTGTTCAACCACCGAAGATTGGATAAGGTATCTTAGCCTGTTAATTAATGATTTTGAACTGCGGCAGCAAATCGGTAAAGCCGGCAGGGTAACCGTACATGAACGCTACTCGGTATATGCCAACTCTTCGCGCTTTCTTTCCTTATTCGGATAG
- a CDS encoding 2-oxoisovalerate dehydrogenase, translating to MNELIFYIEDSPEGGYEARALGESIFTEADNLEELKSNIKDAVLTHFDEGKHPRIIRLHFTKEELIAL from the coding sequence ATGAACGAGTTGATTTTCTACATTGAAGATTCACCTGAAGGAGGGTATGAAGCACGTGCTCTTGGTGAAAGTATTTTTACAGAAGCTGATAACCTAGAGGAACTTAAATCAAACATTAAAGATGCGGTTTTGACACATTTTGATGAAGGCAAGCATCCCAGAATCATCAGGCTTCATTTCACTAAAGAGGAACTGATTGCATTATGA
- a CDS encoding NAD-dependent epimerase/dehydratase family protein translates to MKTSLLTGGAGFIGAHVGRELLKLGHQVIILDDLSGGFEENLPDGALFIKGSITDHQLISRLFQEHSFNYVYHLAAYAAEGLSHFIRRFNYENNLIGSINLINESIKHKVERFVFTSSIAVYGKGQLPLREDMVPLPEDPYGVAKLAVEQDLKCAHEMFGLDYTIFRPHNVYGEYQNIGDKYRNVVGIFMNQLMQNKPLTIFGNGEQTRAFSYIGDIAPLIASCVNNPKARNEIINVGADQNYTVKTLAQEVMRAMGMAGEILFTEARNEVMHAWSDHTKCRQIFGDINHTPLPDGLKKMADWARRTGSKKSPRFENIEITEKLPPIWLND, encoded by the coding sequence TTGAAAACCTCATTACTTACCGGAGGCGCCGGCTTTATCGGTGCCCATGTTGGCCGCGAACTATTAAAACTCGGCCATCAGGTTATTATTTTAGACGACCTCAGCGGAGGGTTCGAAGAAAACCTGCCCGATGGAGCGCTCTTCATTAAAGGAAGTATTACGGATCATCAACTGATTTCCAGGTTATTTCAAGAACACTCCTTTAATTACGTTTACCACCTGGCGGCCTATGCTGCAGAAGGCCTGAGCCATTTTATACGCAGGTTCAATTACGAAAACAACCTCATCGGCAGCATTAACTTAATCAATGAAAGCATTAAGCATAAAGTTGAGCGGTTTGTCTTCACCTCATCCATAGCTGTTTATGGAAAAGGGCAATTGCCCCTGCGCGAAGACATGGTGCCTTTACCGGAAGATCCCTATGGTGTTGCCAAACTTGCCGTTGAACAGGATCTGAAATGCGCTCACGAAATGTTTGGGCTTGATTACACTATTTTCAGGCCACATAATGTATATGGTGAGTACCAGAACATTGGCGATAAATACCGAAACGTGGTGGGTATCTTCATGAATCAACTCATGCAAAACAAGCCGCTCACCATTTTTGGCAATGGCGAACAAACACGAGCATTCAGTTACATAGGCGATATTGCCCCGCTCATCGCCAGCTGTGTAAACAATCCAAAAGCCCGTAATGAGATTATTAATGTGGGTGCCGACCAGAATTATACCGTTAAAACCCTGGCACAGGAGGTAATGAGGGCCATGGGCATGGCCGGAGAAATTTTGTTTACCGAAGCCCGAAATGAAGTGATGCACGCCTGGTCCGATCACACCAAATGCCGGCAGATTTTTGGCGACATCAACCATACCCCGCTGCCTGACGGCCTGAAAAAAATGGCCGACTGGGCCAGGCGTACCGGCAGCAAGAAAAGTCCAAGGTTTGAAAACATAGAAATAACTGAAAAACTCCCCCCCATTTGGCTTAACGATTAA
- a CDS encoding tetratricopeptide repeat protein — MVKIRFWAAGIGITLVGLVASPGIWAQPLVKKDTTIILINDLGVQLECTQALNDLYNFKFDKAEAQFRYLRYKYKWHPLPYFLMGMIEWWKIMPNTKNETYDKAFFAYMDSTILVAENLFKKHPAYKIEAAFFLSAAYGFKGRLYSDEFRKNWRKAATAGKNALDYLEVSKSKQDLSPELLFGDALFNYFSVWVPENYPALKPILWFFPKGDKKLGLEQLKEVSYNAFYTRTEAMVWLMRILNNYENDDVRAFQISEYLYQTYPDNPFFHRYYARMLYGMGRYAQAEPVCKDILNRVDSTYVGYEANTGRYASFFLGQIYEARRNYDEAKKYYQLCIRYAQELDVPESGYYLYSLIALGEIAEKQGDKKEAEKYFKEVKKHAKRKDEAFKAAKRRLKKLEKVD, encoded by the coding sequence ATGGTTAAAATAAGGTTTTGGGCAGCAGGTATAGGCATCACCCTGGTTGGGTTAGTCGCAAGCCCGGGTATATGGGCACAGCCGCTGGTAAAAAAAGATACCACTATTATATTAATTAACGACCTGGGCGTTCAGTTGGAGTGTACCCAGGCGCTAAACGATTTATACAACTTTAAGTTCGATAAAGCCGAAGCGCAGTTCCGCTACCTGCGGTACAAATACAAGTGGCATCCGCTGCCCTATTTTTTAATGGGCATGATTGAGTGGTGGAAGATTATGCCGAATACAAAAAACGAAACATACGACAAGGCCTTTTTTGCTTATATGGATTCGACTATCCTGGTGGCCGAAAACCTTTTTAAGAAACATCCTGCCTATAAAATTGAAGCAGCCTTCTTTTTATCGGCTGCTTATGGATTTAAAGGGAGGTTGTACTCCGATGAGTTTCGTAAAAACTGGCGCAAGGCCGCTACGGCCGGTAAAAATGCCCTGGATTACCTTGAAGTAAGCAAATCGAAACAGGACTTAAGCCCCGAGTTACTGTTTGGCGATGCGCTGTTCAATTACTTTTCGGTTTGGGTGCCTGAAAACTACCCTGCCCTGAAACCCATCCTGTGGTTCTTTCCGAAAGGCGATAAGAAATTAGGACTGGAACAATTAAAAGAAGTTTCGTACAACGCTTTTTATACCCGCACCGAAGCCATGGTTTGGCTTATGCGGATTCTAAATAATTATGAGAATGATGATGTACGCGCTTTCCAAATCAGCGAATACCTCTATCAAACCTATCCGGATAATCCCTTCTTTCACCGCTACTACGCACGCATGCTGTATGGCATGGGCCGCTATGCACAGGCTGAGCCTGTTTGCAAAGACATACTGAACCGGGTTGACAGTACTTATGTTGGTTACGAGGCCAACACCGGCCGGTATGCTTCCTTTTTTCTCGGTCAGATTTACGAGGCGCGAAGAAATTATGATGAAGCCAAAAAATACTATCAATTGTGTATCCGGTATGCCCAAGAACTGGACGTACCCGAGTCGGGCTATTACCTGTACTCGTTAATTGCCCTGGGCGAAATTGCCGAGAAGCAGGGCGATAAAAAGGAGGCGGAGAAATACTTTAAAGAAGTAAAAAAGCACGCCAAACGAAAGGATGAAGCTTTTAAAGCGGCCAAGCGCAGGTTAAAGAAGTTGGAAAAGGTGGATTGA
- a CDS encoding DUF2723 domain-containing protein: protein MNFQKVNNITGWIVFAIALTAYWLTMEETASYWDCGEFIAVSYKLEVPHPPGAPLFLLIGRMFSFLALGDVTRVAYWINFSSVLAGAFASLFTFWSITIFGRKLLNISKPEELTADKTILLMGAGLVGALAMTFADSIWFSAVEAEVYSMSMFFTALVVWAMLKWDAIEDEAKANRWIILISYAMGLSIGVHLLNLVTLPALALIFYFKKYTPSRWGILATLLVSGLLIIFINDIIIPGLPSLAGGFEVFFVNTLGLPFGSGVIVFSLIIIGSLVYGIVYSQQKVKPVLNTFLLSTTFILIGYVSYAVIVIRSNYNTPIDENDPSDVMSFVSYLKREQYGSRPLLYGQYFTAQIIDIKEGAPVYKKGKDKYEIIDRKREYVYEPTHMTILPRMYSTTDNHASIYRSKLGLKEGQKPTFSDNLRFMFSHQIGWMYIRYFMWNFAGREGDEIGADWLGPNSWFEDVPYMVSYNKARNNFFLIPFILGFFGLYYQVVKDPKNAGVIGLLFILTGVALVVYLNSPPSEPRERDYIYSGSYYAFAFWIGLAVIGLASGLGKFIKNAKASAILATLIAFTTPALMATQGWDDHNRSNRYFSVDSANNYLQSCAPNGILFTGGDNDTFPLWYAQEVEGIRTDVRVVVLSYYNTDWYIEQSMRKHYESDAFPYTLTAEHYRQGGPNEGLMYQETGIKSIDLAQYIDLIKKNSKTLLHPYYPNTNMIPSKELVLKVDTSYVKKLGIIPKGMEHMLVNEMRLRVRRNSLLKQDLALLDLMLTNNWERPLYVNNTSLEQFNIDLRPFVVSEGNAFRILPIQNPDPRTRLVNTEVAYDNIMNKFRFRGLDDPNVFYSVDYRNFAQNHRSTFNDVAEALLNEKDTVRAREVLLRSLQVMPDKGVPYDFTNALMLEMLFEVGEKERAIEISEVIGNRVDEMAAYMIRKGMFDRDLYNNIAVLGEIQRVLYKYGETELAGKYEQAYEKYASQVQQFDR from the coding sequence ATGAATTTTCAGAAAGTCAATAACATAACGGGTTGGATAGTATTTGCAATCGCCCTTACTGCCTACTGGCTCACCATGGAAGAAACCGCCAGTTACTGGGATTGTGGCGAATTTATTGCCGTATCGTACAAACTGGAAGTGCCCCACCCGCCCGGAGCCCCGTTGTTCCTGCTCATCGGCCGCATGTTTTCGTTTCTGGCCCTGGGCGATGTTACCCGCGTAGCCTACTGGATTAACTTCTCCAGCGTATTGGCCGGTGCCTTTGCATCTCTCTTCACCTTCTGGTCTATTACCATTTTTGGCCGCAAACTGCTCAACATTTCAAAGCCTGAAGAACTCACTGCCGATAAAACCATTTTGCTGATGGGTGCCGGGCTGGTAGGCGCCCTGGCCATGACGTTTGCCGACTCCATCTGGTTCTCGGCTGTTGAAGCCGAGGTATACTCCATGTCTATGTTTTTTACCGCGTTGGTGGTTTGGGCCATGCTGAAGTGGGATGCCATTGAAGACGAAGCCAAAGCCAACCGGTGGATTATTCTGATATCCTATGCCATGGGCCTGTCCATTGGTGTTCACCTGTTAAACCTGGTTACGCTACCCGCTTTGGCCTTGATTTTCTATTTTAAAAAATACACACCCTCGCGTTGGGGCATTCTCGCCACGCTGTTGGTAAGCGGGTTACTGATCATCTTCATCAACGACATTATCATTCCCGGCCTTCCTTCGCTGGCCGGGGGCTTCGAAGTGTTTTTTGTCAATACACTAGGCCTTCCGTTTGGTTCAGGAGTCATCGTGTTCAGCTTAATCATTATCGGCAGCCTGGTGTACGGTATCGTTTACAGCCAGCAAAAAGTTAAACCGGTGCTTAACACTTTTTTGCTGAGCACAACCTTTATCCTCATCGGTTATGTATCCTATGCTGTAATCGTTATCCGCTCAAATTACAACACGCCCATTGACGAAAACGATCCGAGCGATGTGATGAGTTTTGTAAGCTACCTGAAACGCGAACAATACGGAAGCCGCCCGCTGCTGTACGGGCAATACTTTACCGCACAAATCATCGACATCAAAGAAGGTGCCCCCGTGTACAAGAAAGGCAAAGACAAATACGAAATCATCGATCGGAAACGCGAATACGTGTACGAACCAACCCACATGACCATCCTGCCGCGCATGTACAGCACCACCGATAACCACGCGTCCATTTACCGATCAAAACTGGGACTTAAAGAAGGTCAAAAGCCAACCTTTTCCGATAACCTGCGCTTCATGTTCAGCCACCAGATCGGCTGGATGTACATCCGCTACTTTATGTGGAATTTTGCCGGCCGCGAGGGTGATGAAATCGGGGCCGACTGGCTGGGGCCGAATAGTTGGTTCGAAGATGTACCCTACATGGTTTCGTACAACAAAGCCCGTAACAATTTCTTCCTGATTCCCTTTATCCTTGGCTTTTTCGGTTTGTATTACCAGGTAGTAAAAGATCCTAAAAATGCCGGGGTCATCGGGCTCCTGTTCATCCTTACCGGTGTAGCCCTGGTGGTGTACCTCAATTCGCCTCCCTCCGAGCCGCGCGAACGCGACTACATTTACTCCGGTTCGTATTACGCTTTTGCTTTCTGGATTGGTCTGGCGGTTATTGGTTTAGCTTCCGGCCTTGGCAAATTCATTAAAAATGCAAAGGCATCTGCTATTCTTGCCACGCTTATTGCGTTTACCACACCTGCCCTGATGGCCACCCAGGGCTGGGACGACCACAACCGCTCCAACCGGTATTTTTCGGTTGATTCGGCCAATAACTACCTCCAATCATGCGCGCCAAACGGTATCCTGTTTACCGGTGGCGATAACGACACCTTCCCGTTGTGGTATGCACAGGAGGTGGAGGGCATCCGCACCGATGTACGCGTGGTGGTGTTGAGCTACTACAATACCGATTGGTACATTGAACAAAGTATGCGCAAGCATTACGAATCCGATGCATTTCCCTACACCCTTACCGCTGAACACTACCGGCAGGGCGGCCCCAACGAAGGATTAATGTACCAGGAAACCGGTATCAAGAGCATTGACCTTGCCCAGTATATCGACCTGATCAAGAAAAACAGTAAAACCCTGTTGCACCCGTATTACCCCAATACCAATATGATTCCTTCAAAGGAATTGGTGCTGAAGGTGGACACATCCTATGTAAAAAAACTCGGCATCATCCCGAAAGGCATGGAACACATGCTGGTTAATGAAATGCGCTTGCGGGTACGCAGGAACAGCCTGCTGAAGCAAGACCTGGCCCTGCTTGACCTGATGCTGACCAACAACTGGGAGCGCCCGCTTTATGTAAACAATACTTCGCTTGAACAATTTAATATTGATTTACGACCATTTGTAGTAAGCGAGGGCAACGCCTTCCGGATTTTGCCCATTCAAAATCCTGACCCGCGAACACGCCTGGTAAATACCGAAGTGGCTTACGATAACATCATGAACAAATTCCGGTTCCGTGGCCTTGATGATCCAAACGTTTTCTACAGCGTGGATTACCGCAATTTCGCGCAAAACCACCGCAGCACGTTTAATGATGTAGCTGAGGCCCTGCTGAATGAGAAAGATACGGTGCGCGCACGCGAAGTGTTGCTGCGCAGCCTGCAGGTGATGCCCGACAAAGGCGTACCCTACGATTTCACCAACGCGCTGATGCTGGAAATGCTCTTTGAAGTAGGCGAAAAAGAAAGAGCTATTGAAATATCGGAAGTAATTGGTAACCGGGTAGATGAAATGGCCGCTTATATGATCCGCAAGGGTATGTTCGATCGCGACCTGTACAACAACATTGCGGTACTGGGCGAAATACAACGGGTGCTTTACAAATATGGCGAAACTGAACTGGCCGGTAAATATGAGCAGGCTTACGAAAAGTATGCCTCCCAGGTGCAGCAGTTTGACCGCTAA
- a CDS encoding type II toxin-antitoxin system HicA family toxin, with product MRIPRDVSAGELIKSLNKIGYEVSRQKGSHIRLTSNFPTTHHITIPNHNPLKIGTLSSILTAIAVHRKQSKDVLIKDLFG from the coding sequence ATGAGAATTCCCCGCGATGTTTCAGCCGGAGAATTAATTAAATCGCTTAATAAAATCGGATATGAAGTAAGCCGACAAAAGGGAAGCCACATCCGTCTCACCTCTAATTTCCCGACAACTCATCACATTACAATTCCAAATCATAATCCGCTTAAAATCGGTACACTTTCTTCAATCCTCACAGCTATTGCAGTGCATCGAAAGCAATCGAAAGATGTTTTAATCAAAGATTTATTTGGATAG
- a CDS encoding oligosaccharide flippase family protein yields MLPNPFLLVKNIFSRLFPEGRFIHNLAVTFTGNATALVLGLVFTPFIARLYGPAAYGAFALFMAIVNNVSPLVTLQYPTGYVTIKDDDEFYKLVQFTFGVIIFFVALSGLVIFSAGKYLVVFFEWEAIEAYLWFIPLYLLLIGLDNLLLGWGIRLKEFKRSALGKIVSTSASKLVTLLVGLFVRTDASGLITGNALQYPLDSLARMGGAMRNQFHRLNRFISFADIRRLWKAYKAYPFFITTGLLLSNFSNQLPVYIISFYFGQTTLGLFALAFSLVSMPMNVLISSSTTVFLQKAAELHPDYPEQLSLISLQLYKKLFLLGITSLTALSLISLPLFVFLFGEPWRESGIFAAILAFSFIPGVAANPLSVLFRVLHKEHSNFILNMVFIVLKAAGLLAGAMTASAQAAIMGYVLATILGYIIQLYVIFGMVKLNRGIVLRDGLITLALFGGVTAFFTFV; encoded by the coding sequence ATGCTGCCGAATCCCTTTTTGCTGGTAAAAAATATTTTTTCGCGGCTTTTTCCTGAAGGCAGATTTATCCATAACCTAGCTGTAACTTTTACCGGTAATGCAACTGCGCTGGTGCTCGGTTTAGTATTTACACCGTTTATTGCCCGCTTGTACGGGCCTGCTGCCTACGGAGCCTTTGCATTGTTTATGGCAATCGTCAATAATGTGTCACCCCTGGTAACCCTTCAATACCCCACCGGTTATGTCACCATCAAAGACGATGATGAGTTTTATAAGTTGGTACAGTTTACCTTTGGCGTTATTATTTTTTTTGTAGCGCTCTCGGGTTTAGTAATTTTTTCGGCCGGTAAATACCTGGTTGTTTTTTTTGAATGGGAAGCCATTGAGGCCTATCTGTGGTTTATTCCTCTTTATTTGTTATTAATTGGTTTAGATAACTTGCTGCTGGGTTGGGGTATTCGCCTTAAAGAATTCAAGCGTAGTGCACTGGGAAAGATAGTCTCAACATCAGCCAGCAAATTGGTTACGCTGTTGGTTGGATTATTTGTACGCACCGATGCCAGCGGTTTGATTACAGGAAATGCCTTGCAGTATCCGCTGGATAGCCTGGCCCGTATGGGTGGGGCCATGCGCAATCAATTTCACCGGCTAAATCGTTTCATTTCCTTTGCGGACATCCGCAGGTTATGGAAAGCCTACAAAGCGTATCCGTTTTTTATAACTACCGGATTACTGTTGAGCAACTTCAGCAACCAGTTGCCGGTTTATATTATTTCATTTTACTTCGGTCAAACAACACTGGGTTTGTTTGCATTGGCGTTTAGCCTGGTAAGCATGCCCATGAATGTACTTATCAGTTCATCCACCACTGTTTTTCTGCAAAAAGCGGCCGAGTTACACCCGGATTACCCCGAGCAACTCAGTTTAATTTCTCTTCAGCTTTATAAAAAATTATTTTTGCTCGGCATAACAAGCCTTACCGCACTATCCCTCATTAGTTTACCCTTATTTGTTTTTTTGTTTGGCGAACCCTGGAGGGAATCGGGTATTTTTGCTGCAATTCTTGCCTTTAGCTTCATTCCTGGAGTTGCCGCCAATCCCCTCTCGGTATTGTTCCGGGTACTGCATAAAGAGCATAGTAATTTTATTTTGAACATGGTATTTATTGTTTTAAAGGCTGCCGGACTGTTAGCAGGGGCCATGACTGCGAGTGCTCAGGCCGCTATAATGGGCTATGTGCTGGCCACCATACTGGGTTATATCATTCAGCTTTACGTGATTTTTGGCATGGTAAAACTAAACCGTGGCATTGTGCTGCGCGATGGGTTGATTACCCTGGCGTTGTTCGGAGGAGTTACAGCCTTTTTTACTTTCGTATGA
- a CDS encoding sulfate ABC transporter permease, with amino-acid sequence MKKSFIENETAAFEFLQDRPEGMVLKVLSTLQFISIPVVYLWKFTVIAFVIWVGCFMFGYRVTYAQCWGVVIGAEFIFLIPELLKILWFLFVVPDPRYSDIGAFYPLSLMHFFDYYSINKKWAYPLRALNLFEIIYWFLLVAGIHHYARKEKKVVWFIVLASYVLIFFLWLGFYVIVYK; translated from the coding sequence ATGAAAAAATCTTTTATTGAAAACGAAACCGCAGCCTTTGAGTTTCTGCAGGACAGGCCCGAAGGCATGGTGCTCAAAGTCCTCAGCACACTGCAGTTTATATCCATCCCGGTGGTTTACCTGTGGAAGTTTACGGTAATTGCTTTTGTTATCTGGGTAGGGTGCTTCATGTTCGGCTACCGGGTAACCTACGCACAGTGCTGGGGCGTGGTTATCGGGGCGGAGTTTATTTTTCTGATCCCGGAATTACTAAAAATCCTCTGGTTCCTATTTGTTGTTCCCGATCCGCGGTATTCCGACATCGGTGCGTTTTACCCGCTTTCGCTGATGCACTTTTTTGACTACTACAGCATCAACAAAAAATGGGCTTACCCCCTGCGCGCACTGAATCTGTTTGAGATCATCTACTGGTTTTTACTGGTGGCCGGCATCCATCACTACGCCCGCAAAGAGAAAAAGGTAGTTTGGTTTATTGTGCTGGCATCGTATGTGCTGATTTTCTTTTTGTGGCTTGGTTTTTATGTGATTGTGTATAAATAA
- a CDS encoding class I SAM-dependent methyltransferase yields the protein MEFLEKLRKYLVNHIGIFRVNAVRMYRRLFNDQHQLTSKTYSDRYPLLFTEASKAIGDTDKKPVKLLSFGCSTGEECFSLKKYFPAARIIGADINRLNLLIAKHRNSSPDISFIYSKPKNLLQAAPYDAIFCLSVLCRWEDTKDLPNCGAIYPFDKFDKTVQELAALIVKGGLFIIYNSNFRFEDTAAFRDFEIVRTNLPNSGFVHKFDRFNNRITEDHVHCIYRKLT from the coding sequence ATGGAATTTCTGGAAAAGCTTAGAAAATACCTGGTTAATCACATAGGCATTTTTCGGGTTAACGCAGTAAGGATGTACAGGAGGCTGTTCAATGATCAGCACCAACTTACTTCCAAAACGTATTCAGACAGGTACCCATTATTGTTTACAGAGGCATCAAAAGCTATCGGTGATACGGATAAGAAGCCTGTTAAGCTACTCTCGTTTGGATGTTCCACCGGTGAGGAATGTTTTTCGTTAAAAAAATATTTTCCCGCTGCCCGGATTATTGGCGCTGACATAAACAGACTGAACCTGCTTATAGCAAAGCACCGGAACTCCAGCCCGGATATTTCATTCATTTACAGCAAGCCGAAAAACTTGTTGCAGGCCGCACCCTATGATGCAATTTTTTGCCTTTCAGTTTTGTGCCGGTGGGAAGATACCAAAGACCTGCCGAATTGCGGAGCGATTTATCCGTTTGACAAATTTGATAAAACCGTGCAGGAACTTGCGGCCTTGATAGTAAAAGGTGGGTTATTTATAATCTACAACAGCAATTTCAGGTTTGAGGATACAGCCGCTTTTCGGGATTTTGAAATTGTTCGCACCAACCTTCCCAACAGCGGGTTTGTCCATAAGTTTGATAGGTTTAACAATCGGATAACCGAAGATCATGTACATTGTATTTACAGGAAACTAACCTGA